From the genome of Pelobacter propionicus DSM 2379, one region includes:
- a CDS encoding hybrid sensor histidine kinase/response regulator, protein MKNHLCPPAGDATSGAPLTPQRNPAQPNEPPRNGSHRLPEREGGGRHCPQPGLKDILARYLDLFDLAPVGYVTISQGGTVVEANLTFAAMVGVQRDSLAGEPLERFITPEEHEAFLGRRTRLHESQERQSWEMRMLRDDGSTFWAQLQAIPEREGESWITLDDITARKRDESDLELKSFTLDNLAEEVLWLAADGTIWNINQVACEKLGYNRDELLNLSVMDINPQMTKEGWRSFWEELKQTGNLKLESSHRTRDGRCYPTEVVANYFNRNGFEYCYSIVRDITAHKNLEKALQDSEEQFRTLCNSAPIGIFSADREGNSILSNPRWEEIAGLSAAECIGKGWTRAIHPDDREEQAKTWLEAMSTGRVYSHEYRLLTPLGKTIWVRALANPIKDPDGTVLGYVWTVEDITELQQSRQEILKTQKLESLGVLAGGIAHDFNNILTAILGNISLARLQLNDTAKVTKRLEEAETATTRAKDLTRQLITFARGGEPLKKNIDVSSLLREATDFALHGSNVKCRFDLPDDIWMVEADEAQLSQVIHNLVFNAIQAMPGGGTISIGASNVVSQEGGRKFVKISVTDTGTGIPAHHMQQIFDPYFSTKENSIGLGLATCHSILKKHGGKIRAASTLGRGSTFLVSLPAADQADEAPSPSAAEGSNTRRHILVMDDEEMIRELAEAILTEFGYSVECVESGAQAIELYAARKEENRPFSAVILDLTIPGGIGGRETMEKLRSLDPHVRAIVSSGYSDDPVVANFREHGFSAVLSKPYRPQEMGRVLQELFAP, encoded by the coding sequence ATGAAAAACCATCTCTGCCCACCAGCCGGAGACGCAACCAGCGGCGCGCCCCTGACACCTCAGCGGAACCCAGCCCAGCCGAATGAGCCGCCACGCAACGGGTCGCACCGCCTGCCGGAAAGGGAGGGCGGCGGACGGCACTGCCCGCAACCTGGACTGAAAGACATACTGGCTCGGTATCTGGACCTGTTCGATCTTGCCCCGGTGGGATATGTAACCATCAGCCAGGGGGGAACCGTGGTGGAGGCCAACCTGACCTTTGCCGCCATGGTCGGCGTCCAGCGGGACAGCCTGGCCGGCGAACCGCTTGAGCGCTTCATCACCCCGGAGGAGCATGAAGCATTCCTTGGCCGACGCACACGGCTCCACGAATCGCAGGAAAGGCAGAGCTGGGAGATGCGCATGCTGCGCGACGACGGCTCCACGTTCTGGGCACAGTTGCAGGCGATCCCGGAGCGGGAGGGAGAATCATGGATCACACTGGACGACATCACCGCGCGTAAACGGGACGAGTCTGATCTGGAGCTGAAGAGTTTCACCCTGGACAACCTGGCCGAAGAGGTGCTCTGGCTGGCCGCCGACGGCACGATCTGGAACATAAACCAAGTGGCCTGCGAAAAGCTGGGCTACAACCGGGATGAGTTGCTGAACCTCTCCGTCATGGACATCAATCCGCAGATGACAAAGGAAGGATGGCGCTCCTTCTGGGAGGAGCTGAAACAGACGGGCAACCTAAAATTAGAGTCGTCCCACCGGACACGGGACGGCCGCTGCTACCCCACCGAGGTCGTCGCCAACTATTTCAACCGCAACGGCTTCGAATACTGCTACTCCATCGTGCGCGATATCACCGCGCACAAAAACCTGGAAAAGGCTCTCCAGGACAGCGAAGAGCAGTTCCGGACCCTCTGCAACTCGGCCCCCATCGGTATTTTCAGCGCCGACCGCGAGGGGAACAGCATTCTCAGCAACCCGCGCTGGGAAGAGATCGCCGGACTGTCGGCCGCGGAGTGCATCGGCAAGGGGTGGACCAGGGCCATCCACCCCGATGACCGCGAAGAACAGGCCAAAACCTGGCTGGAGGCCATGAGCACCGGGCGGGTCTATTCCCACGAATACCGCCTGCTGACCCCCCTGGGAAAGACCATCTGGGTGCGGGCATTGGCCAACCCCATCAAGGATCCGGACGGCACGGTGCTGGGCTATGTCTGGACCGTGGAAGACATCACCGAGTTGCAGCAGTCGCGCCAGGAGATCCTGAAAACCCAGAAGCTGGAGTCGCTGGGAGTGCTGGCGGGAGGCATCGCCCACGACTTCAACAACATCCTGACCGCAATTCTCGGCAACATTTCCCTGGCACGCCTGCAACTCAATGACACGGCGAAGGTCACCAAACGCCTGGAGGAGGCTGAAACGGCAACCACCCGCGCCAAGGACCTGACACGTCAGTTGATCACCTTTGCCCGGGGAGGCGAGCCGCTCAAAAAGAACATCGACGTTTCCAGCCTGCTCAGGGAGGCCACCGATTTTGCCCTGCACGGCTCCAACGTCAAATGCCGCTTCGACCTGCCGGACGACATCTGGATGGTGGAGGCGGACGAGGCGCAACTGAGCCAGGTCATCCACAACCTGGTGTTCAACGCGATCCAGGCCATGCCGGGAGGGGGAACCATCAGCATAGGGGCGAGCAACGTCGTCTCCCAAGAGGGGGGGAGGAAGTTCGTCAAAATCTCCGTTACGGACACCGGAACCGGAATACCCGCCCACCACATGCAGCAGATTTTCGACCCGTACTTCAGCACCAAGGAAAACAGTATCGGCCTGGGCCTGGCCACCTGCCACTCGATTCTCAAGAAACATGGCGGAAAGATACGGGCAGCCTCCACCCTGGGAAGGGGAAGCACGTTTCTCGTCTCCCTGCCCGCAGCGGATCAGGCCGACGAAGCGCCCTCCCCTAGTGCGGCCGAAGGATCAAACACCAGAAGGCATATACTGGTAATGGATGACGAAGAGATGATCAGGGAGTTGGCCGAGGCAATACTGACCGAGTTCGGATACTCGGTGGAATGCGTCGAAAGCGGCGCCCAGGCCATAGAACTCTACGCCGCGAGGAAAGAAGAGAACAGACCCTTCTCAGCCGTTATCCTGGACCTGACCATCCCCGGCGGGATCGGCGGCAGGGAGACCATGGAAAAGCTCCGCAGCCTGGATCCCCATGTCAGGGCGATCGTATCCAGCGGCTATTCCGATGACCCGGTAGTGGCCAATTTCCGGGAGCACGGTTTCAGCGCGGTACTCAGCAAACCATACCGGCCCCAGGAAATGGGCAGGGTGCTGCAGGAGCTGTTCGCGCCTTAA
- a CDS encoding phenylacetate--CoA ligase family protein, with amino-acid sequence MTQHNFQGMGEAEFLAPDRIRRLQEELLARHLAHVASASPFYRQRFREQGIDASRVSLENLAQIPCTTKDQLAERNDDFLAVPMSQVVDIVLSSGTTGRPTTVMYTESDLERLAYNERISFAGCGLGPSDVVLLTCTMDRCFVAGLAYFSGVRSLGAAAIRNGLSSVESHLEIIRRLKPTVLVGVPSFLHKLGRFLESQGLDPACSGVARLVCIGEPVRDRAMNFLKIGENLERLWGARVYSTYASSEIVTSFCECTAQAGGHLHPDLAVVEIVDERGAALPAGEVGEVVVTPLGTQGMPLVRFRTGDLSFLMDEPCRCGRTSPRLGPILGRKQQMLKLRGTTIYPTSINAVLDAYPGISEYYVAASSDSNLSDRVEVFVSVGDPRCSAERIMDKLQAHLRVRPQVVIASEEQVKSRVYPGNARKMIRFVDTRERP; translated from the coding sequence ATGACGCAGCACAACTTTCAGGGGATGGGGGAGGCGGAGTTCCTGGCGCCCGACCGGATCCGCCGGCTGCAGGAAGAACTGCTGGCCAGGCATCTCGCCCATGTGGCCAGCGCCTCTCCCTTCTACCGGCAGCGGTTCCGGGAGCAGGGGATCGACGCGAGCCGGGTCAGCCTGGAGAATCTGGCGCAGATCCCCTGTACCACCAAGGACCAGCTGGCCGAGCGCAACGACGACTTCCTGGCTGTGCCGATGTCCCAGGTCGTGGATATCGTCCTCTCCTCCGGCACCACCGGCAGGCCCACCACGGTGATGTACACGGAAAGCGATCTGGAGCGCCTGGCCTACAACGAGCGGATCTCCTTCGCCGGCTGCGGGCTGGGGCCGTCCGATGTGGTGCTGCTGACCTGCACCATGGACCGCTGCTTCGTGGCCGGGCTGGCCTATTTCAGCGGTGTCAGGAGCCTGGGGGCGGCGGCCATCAGGAACGGATTGAGCAGTGTGGAGAGCCACCTGGAGATCATCCGCAGGCTGAAGCCGACGGTGCTGGTGGGGGTGCCAAGCTTCCTGCACAAGCTGGGGCGCTTCCTGGAGAGCCAGGGGCTGGACCCGGCTTGCAGCGGGGTCGCCAGGCTGGTCTGCATCGGCGAGCCGGTGCGCGACCGGGCCATGAATTTCCTCAAGATCGGCGAGAATCTGGAGCGGTTGTGGGGCGCCCGGGTCTATTCCACCTATGCCTCGTCGGAGATCGTCACCAGCTTCTGTGAATGCACCGCCCAGGCCGGGGGGCACCTGCATCCCGACCTGGCGGTGGTGGAGATCGTCGACGAGCGGGGCGCAGCGCTCCCTGCGGGCGAGGTGGGCGAGGTGGTGGTCACCCCCCTGGGCACCCAGGGGATGCCGCTGGTTCGTTTCAGGACCGGCGACCTGAGCTTCCTGATGGACGAACCGTGCCGCTGCGGCCGCACCTCGCCGCGCCTGGGTCCGATCCTGGGGAGGAAGCAGCAGATGCTCAAGCTGCGCGGCACGACCATCTACCCCACCTCCATCAACGCGGTGCTGGACGCCTATCCCGGCATCAGCGAGTACTATGTGGCCGCATCCAGCGACAGCAACCTGTCCGACCGGGTCGAGGTCTTCGTGTCGGTCGGCGATCCCCGCTGTTCGGCCGAGAGGATCATGGACAAGCTGCAGGCTCATCTGCGTGTGCGACCCCAGGTGGTCATTGCCAGCGAGGAGCAGGTCAAAAGCCGGGTCTATCCCGGCAATGCCCGCAAGATGATCCGTTTCGTGGATACGAGAGAGAGACCATGA
- a CDS encoding acyl carrier protein gives MTEQEIIDKTNRVFEEAFEIEPERLLPEANIFVDLGLDSLDIVDLVVALQNSFGVKIRNEERIREIRTLQDLYGFIASLRTGKDVTSA, from the coding sequence ATGACCGAGCAGGAAATTATCGACAAAACCAACAGGGTCTTCGAGGAGGCCTTTGAAATAGAGCCGGAGCGGCTGCTGCCGGAGGCCAATATCTTCGTTGACCTGGGGCTGGACAGCCTGGACATCGTCGATCTGGTCGTGGCGCTCCAGAACAGCTTCGGCGTCAAGATCAGAAACGAGGAGCGCATCAGGGAGATCCGCACCCTCCAGGACCTATACGGCTTCATCGCATCCCTCCGCACGGGGAAGGACGTCACAAGCGCATAG
- a CDS encoding phytoene desaturase family protein — MKKYDHIVVGSGISGLTMSLLLSMGGKSVLLIEKSPTIGGSLSCFSRGGISFDTGFHFTGGFHQGGILSDMLSLLGIRDMIEPVFLPCSAQNQFVFESHARSFEHPCGMDNITRAFKGYFPAQTGAIDRYFQLVRSVCQRTPSLNLRENVIAPPNLDEDYISLDSVLKELTSDPLLAGLLSGYAMCYGVRPAEVSFANHARMVSSFYESVAFVRHGGDGFINAFREEFRRRTVEIRCSTWITELADIRDSRVGRFVLSSGEEVQADNCVLTIHPQEILRLLPEGHYSRAFASRINAFEPSLGLFSLFAVVKPGQVDPFPDASIVSLFPDTDMNRLLDPAYQGQPALVVVKPPAHGGGKGISIVEPSFAGQVQAWQESRRGARPEGYQAYKRARVEAIKEHLFGCFPEYRDRLDFLDAGSMLTYKEYLCSPDGSAYGVKQKMGQFNLVGKLPLHNLFAAGQSALLPGVIGAMMSSLIVGRNLLGKEQYGQLLDRNLCH, encoded by the coding sequence ATGAAAAAATATGATCATATCGTAGTGGGAAGCGGCATCAGCGGGTTGACGATGTCGCTTTTGCTCTCCATGGGTGGAAAGAGCGTCCTTCTGATCGAGAAAAGCCCCACCATCGGCGGTTCCCTCTCCTGTTTCAGCCGGGGGGGGATTTCGTTCGACACCGGATTCCACTTTACAGGCGGCTTCCACCAGGGGGGGATACTCTCCGACATGCTGTCCCTGCTGGGCATCCGCGACATGATCGAGCCGGTCTTCCTTCCCTGCTCGGCCCAGAACCAGTTCGTCTTCGAGTCCCACGCCAGGAGCTTCGAACATCCCTGCGGCATGGATAACATCACCAGGGCCTTCAAGGGGTATTTTCCCGCCCAGACGGGGGCGATCGACCGCTACTTCCAGCTGGTCCGCTCGGTTTGCCAGCGCACCCCCTCCCTCAACCTGCGTGAAAACGTGATCGCACCGCCGAACCTGGACGAGGACTACATCTCCCTGGACAGCGTGCTTAAAGAGCTGACCTCCGATCCCCTCCTGGCCGGCCTGCTGTCGGGGTACGCCATGTGCTACGGGGTGCGGCCCGCCGAGGTCTCCTTTGCCAACCACGCCAGAATGGTCTCCAGCTTCTATGAGTCCGTGGCCTTTGTGCGGCATGGCGGCGACGGCTTCATCAACGCCTTCCGTGAGGAGTTCAGGCGCCGCACTGTGGAAATCCGCTGCTCCACCTGGATTACGGAGCTGGCCGATATCCGCGACAGCAGGGTGGGTCGCTTCGTGCTGAGTAGCGGCGAAGAGGTCCAGGCTGACAATTGCGTCCTGACCATTCATCCCCAGGAGATCCTCAGGCTTTTGCCGGAGGGACACTACAGCAGGGCCTTCGCCAGTCGGATCAACGCCTTTGAGCCTTCGCTGGGGCTCTTTTCGCTGTTCGCAGTGGTCAAGCCGGGGCAGGTCGACCCCTTTCCGGATGCGTCCATCGTGTCGCTCTTTCCCGATACCGACATGAACAGGCTGCTGGACCCCGCCTACCAGGGGCAGCCGGCCCTGGTCGTCGTCAAACCCCCGGCCCACGGGGGGGGGAAGGGAATCAGCATCGTGGAACCCTCCTTCGCCGGTCAGGTGCAGGCCTGGCAGGAGAGCCGGCGGGGGGCGCGGCCCGAGGGATACCAGGCCTACAAGCGGGCGCGGGTGGAGGCCATCAAGGAGCATCTCTTCGGCTGCTTCCCGGAGTACCGGGACCGCCTGGATTTCCTGGATGCCGGCTCCATGCTGACCTACAAGGAGTACCTCTGCAGCCCCGACGGCAGCGCTTATGGCGTGAAGCAGAAGATGGGCCAGTTCAACCTGGTGGGCAAGCTCCCCCTGCACAACCTCTTCGCCGCGGGACAGAGCGCGCTCTTGCCCGGCGTGATCGGCGCCATGATGTCGTCACTGATCGTCGGTCGCAACCTGCTGGGAAAAGAACAGTACGGACAACTGCTGGACAGGAACCTATGTCATTGA
- a CDS encoding beta-ketoacyl-[acyl-carrier-protein] synthase family protein yields the protein MSLKRVVITGIGVVSPFGNGVAELVRGMEEGRSAVRFMEGWDRYNGLQSLVAAPVEMRGEKDIPRQKRRSMGRMSIFAAQAADEALADAGICLADENLWRVGCVIGSTMGSAKSINDTFETMLPDRDLSRLNSTMFFQCMSHTVTANVAQYLGLNGTVMATSAACASALHALGVGYDLIRLGRQEVLLCGGAEELHPTVTGSFDILFATSTKYNENPQKTPRPFDRDRDGLVCGEGSGILVLEEYERAVARNARIYAELTGFCTTANGLHVSQSNRDSMVTCMRQAIEEAGLAPEGIDYINAHATATIQGDQEEAEAIRELFGPAVPVSCIKGYIGHTLGAAGSIELAAALKMMEQGVIYPTHNLETVSQECAGIGHVMQPLKKQIRSILKNGFAFGGINAALVCTKI from the coding sequence ATGTCATTGAAACGAGTCGTCATAACGGGAATCGGTGTTGTTTCGCCCTTCGGAAACGGGGTGGCGGAACTGGTCAGGGGGATGGAAGAGGGGCGCAGCGCCGTGCGCTTCATGGAGGGGTGGGACCGCTACAACGGCCTGCAGAGCCTGGTGGCCGCTCCGGTGGAGATGCGCGGCGAGAAGGACATCCCCCGCCAGAAGCGCCGCTCCATGGGACGCATGAGCATCTTCGCGGCCCAGGCTGCCGACGAGGCCCTGGCTGACGCCGGCATCTGCCTGGCGGACGAGAACCTGTGGAGAGTCGGCTGCGTCATCGGCTCCACCATGGGGAGCGCCAAGAGCATCAACGACACCTTCGAGACCATGCTGCCGGACCGGGACTTGAGCAGGCTCAACTCCACCATGTTCTTCCAGTGCATGTCCCACACCGTGACGGCCAACGTGGCCCAGTACCTGGGACTGAACGGCACGGTCATGGCCACCTCGGCCGCCTGCGCCTCGGCCCTGCACGCCCTGGGTGTGGGATACGACCTGATCCGCCTGGGGAGGCAGGAGGTTCTGCTGTGCGGCGGGGCGGAAGAGCTGCATCCCACGGTGACCGGCTCCTTCGACATCCTCTTCGCCACCTCCACAAAATACAACGAAAACCCTCAGAAGACTCCGCGTCCCTTTGACCGGGACCGGGACGGCCTGGTCTGCGGCGAGGGGAGCGGCATCCTGGTGCTGGAGGAGTACGAGCGGGCTGTTGCCCGCAACGCCAGGATCTATGCCGAACTGACCGGTTTCTGTACCACTGCCAACGGCCTGCACGTCAGCCAGTCCAACCGGGACTCCATGGTCACTTGCATGCGCCAGGCCATCGAGGAGGCCGGGCTTGCGCCCGAGGGGATCGACTACATCAACGCCCATGCCACGGCTACCATTCAGGGGGATCAGGAGGAGGCGGAGGCGATCCGCGAGCTGTTCGGTCCGGCGGTGCCGGTCAGTTGCATCAAGGGGTACATCGGCCACACCCTGGGCGCGGCCGGATCCATAGAGCTGGCCGCGGCCCTGAAGATGATGGAGCAGGGAGTGATCTACCCGACTCACAACCTGGAGACGGTCAGCCAGGAGTGCGCGGGGATCGGGCATGTGATGCAACCGCTCAAAAAGCAGATCCGCAGCATACTGAAGAACGGGTTCGCCTTCGGCGGCATCAATGCCGCGCTGGTGTGCACAAAAATCTGA
- a CDS encoding radical SAM protein has product MTNCPDRIYGSEFTPREIADAVRDGRLLSMEIEFNQNCNFSCIYCYASQASAKRDDLTRDEFLDIIGQARELGARKIIILGGEPTLYPHLMEMVRHIRSTGMDVELFTNGANVTPQLARELFENRARVVLKMNTLDESLQDTLCGRKGAHTQIQEAFANLKLAGYPSPDCPLGVSSIICQQNVEELPRMWQWLRDQGILPYFEMMTPQGGAREHNMLELDSPRAEDFFNRIAEIDRTGYGIHWQPQPPLVGGECLRHQYSCAVNSQGFVQSCVGITIPIGDLRRQSLREVLRDSEVVQDLKNYRDLIKGPCGTCEQLDHCYGCRGSAYQLTGDYLASDPLCWKNSQRRDEIMFLPIDVSRFMPHKPPMLLVDRLLEIGDRTSLCEMTVRGDMIFVDEDGRLDDASFPEIISQAVAAQEGFRRIASRNPLLEGFLLGVKKLEVLGTARVGDSLRISLYKASRFGDFGILEGTVMNGDTLIARGEIKVWQSGSGAGSGA; this is encoded by the coding sequence ATGACGAACTGTCCGGACAGAATCTACGGTTCCGAATTCACCCCCCGGGAGATAGCCGATGCCGTGCGCGATGGGCGCCTGCTCTCCATGGAGATCGAATTCAACCAGAACTGCAACTTCAGCTGCATCTACTGTTACGCCTCCCAGGCCAGCGCCAAACGCGACGACCTGACCAGGGATGAGTTCCTGGACATCATCGGTCAGGCTCGGGAACTGGGGGCGCGCAAGATCATCATCCTCGGCGGCGAGCCGACCCTCTACCCCCACCTGATGGAGATGGTCCGCCATATCCGCTCCACGGGGATGGATGTGGAGCTGTTCACCAACGGCGCCAATGTCACCCCGCAGCTGGCTCGGGAGCTGTTTGAGAACCGGGCCAGGGTCGTGCTTAAGATGAACACCCTGGACGAGAGCCTGCAGGACACCCTCTGCGGCCGCAAGGGGGCCCATACCCAGATCCAGGAGGCCTTCGCCAACCTGAAGCTGGCCGGCTACCCCTCGCCTGACTGCCCCTTGGGAGTCAGCTCCATCATCTGCCAGCAGAATGTGGAGGAGCTGCCCCGCATGTGGCAGTGGCTGCGCGACCAGGGCATCCTGCCCTATTTCGAGATGATGACCCCCCAAGGGGGCGCCCGTGAGCATAACATGCTGGAGCTGGACTCCCCCAGGGCGGAGGACTTCTTCAACCGCATCGCCGAGATCGACAGGACCGGCTACGGCATCCACTGGCAGCCCCAGCCCCCGCTGGTGGGGGGAGAGTGCCTGCGGCACCAGTACTCCTGCGCCGTCAACTCCCAGGGCTTTGTCCAGTCCTGCGTCGGCATTACCATCCCCATCGGCGACCTGCGCAGACAGAGCCTGCGGGAGGTGCTGCGCGACAGCGAGGTGGTGCAGGACCTGAAGAACTACCGGGACCTGATCAAGGGGCCCTGCGGCACGTGCGAGCAGCTGGACCACTGCTACGGCTGCCGCGGCAGCGCATACCAGCTTACCGGCGATTACCTGGCCTCCGACCCGCTTTGCTGGAAGAACAGCCAGCGTCGCGACGAGATCATGTTCCTGCCCATCGACGTGTCCCGCTTCATGCCGCACAAGCCGCCCATGCTGCTGGTGGACCGCCTGCTGGAGATCGGGGACAGGACCTCGCTGTGCGAGATGACCGTGCGCGGGGATATGATTTTCGTGGACGAAGACGGCAGGCTGGACGATGCCTCCTTTCCGGAGATCATCTCCCAGGCCGTGGCGGCCCAGGAGGGGTTCCGCAGGATCGCCAGCAGGAATCCGCTGCTGGAAGGCTTTCTGCTGGGAGTCAAGAAGCTGGAGGTCCTGGGGACGGCGCGGGTGGGGGACAGTCTGCGCATCTCCCTGTACAAGGCTTCCCGGTTCGGTGACTTCGGCATCCTGGAGGGTACGGTGATGAACGGCGACACGCTGATCGCCCGCGGTGAGATCAAGGTCTGGCAGAGCGGTTCCGGGGCGGGGAGTGGCGCATGA
- the fabG gene encoding 3-oxoacyl-ACP reductase FabG — protein MKTALVIGGSRGIGRAITLRLAESGFAIWLTYRNNHEAARGVQQEIEAAGGSCDLIPFDVSSYEETEAALAERLERVSPDVLVYNSGIARDNLLMWMTKDEWNSVISTNLNGFFNVTRQVVFAMLKARRGRIVVISSTSGQVGQPGQVNYSASKAGLIGAAKALAREVGKKKISVNVVAPGFIETEMTTEIPREQVLPLIPLNRVGTADDVASVVNFLCTEEHMYIHGQVIGVNGGLAM, from the coding sequence ATGAAGACTGCATTGGTGATCGGCGGAAGCCGTGGCATAGGACGGGCAATCACACTCAGGCTGGCAGAATCGGGTTTTGCCATCTGGCTGACCTACAGGAACAACCATGAGGCGGCCCGCGGCGTGCAGCAGGAGATCGAGGCGGCCGGAGGCAGTTGCGACCTGATCCCCTTCGATGTATCCAGCTACGAAGAGACCGAGGCAGCCCTGGCCGAGCGCCTGGAGCGTGTGTCTCCCGATGTGCTGGTGTACAACTCGGGCATCGCCCGCGACAACCTGCTGATGTGGATGACCAAAGACGAGTGGAATTCGGTGATTTCCACCAACCTGAACGGTTTTTTCAACGTTACCCGCCAGGTGGTGTTCGCCATGCTCAAGGCCAGGCGCGGGCGGATCGTGGTGATCTCCTCCACTTCCGGCCAGGTGGGCCAGCCCGGCCAGGTGAATTATTCCGCCTCCAAGGCCGGCCTGATCGGCGCCGCCAAGGCCCTGGCGCGCGAGGTGGGCAAGAAGAAGATCTCGGTCAACGTGGTCGCTCCCGGCTTCATCGAAACCGAGATGACCACTGAGATTCCCCGGGAGCAGGTCCTCCCTCTGATCCCGCTCAACCGGGTCGGTACTGCCGACGACGTTGCCTCGGTGGTCAATTTCCTCTGCACCGAAGAGCATATGTATATCCATGGCCAGGTGATCGGCGTCAATGGCGGGCTGGCCATGTAG
- a CDS encoding lysophospholipid acyltransferase family protein, with product MLQRLCLYLFNLYFYTLFLLLSAIVIPLLTLYVVCQAPFSTRRRTMKRFRAGIRRYGRVITSLPYPLIRLHYHCPENGQPEEACIFVCNHRSASDAFLMAVLPHELVQIVNVWPFRIPVLGIYARWAGYLNIRMMPPEEFMRRGTALLRDGVSLVFFPEGTRSTGRDMGSFHGSAFRLALASGAPLVPLCISGSETAPPKGSALLHPGTVRIRQMAAITRDQYRGMTPFAFKNRVWKIMGRELALMENRA from the coding sequence ATGCTCCAGCGCCTGTGTCTCTACCTCTTCAACCTGTACTTCTACACCCTTTTCCTCCTGCTCTCGGCGATCGTGATTCCGCTGTTGACCCTGTATGTCGTCTGCCAGGCGCCGTTCTCTACGCGCCGCAGGACCATGAAGCGCTTCCGGGCGGGCATCCGCCGGTATGGCCGGGTGATCACGTCCCTGCCATACCCCCTGATCAGGCTCCACTACCACTGCCCGGAGAACGGCCAGCCGGAAGAGGCGTGCATCTTCGTCTGCAACCACCGCTCGGCCTCGGACGCGTTCCTGATGGCCGTGCTGCCCCATGAACTGGTGCAGATCGTCAATGTCTGGCCGTTCCGGATACCGGTGCTGGGCATCTACGCCAGGTGGGCCGGTTATCTGAACATCCGCATGATGCCACCGGAAGAGTTCATGCGGCGGGGCACGGCGTTGCTGAGAGACGGCGTGTCGCTGGTGTTCTTCCCCGAGGGGACCCGCTCCACCGGGCGTGACATGGGCAGCTTCCACGGTTCGGCCTTCAGGCTGGCCCTGGCCTCGGGGGCGCCGCTGGTGCCGCTGTGCATCTCGGGGAGCGAAACCGCCCCACCCAAGGGGTCGGCCCTTCTGCATCCCGGAACGGTCAGGATTCGTCAGATGGCGGCCATCACCCGCGACCAGTACCGGGGTATGACCCCCTTTGCCTTCAAGAACCGGGTCTGGAAAATCATGGGGCGCGAACTGGCGCTCATGGAGAACAGGGCATGA